One Nicotiana tomentosiformis chromosome 1, ASM39032v3, whole genome shotgun sequence genomic window, CACCTAATTACCTAAAATTAAAGAGTCATCATGTAGTCTTGATCCATTtccacttgctgccacgttaTGTTTccaccaaacttatccaaagatcTTAACtacttaattaatctcccactaaaaatctataattaattaattacccgcataattaagaattatctcaaattacttaaaatactagtcccatttaacacactttatacatcttactatcatggtcatgtgataccttgtatgacactagtttataaataccgggtattatagcttaaaccgtattttattccaaaatgacaaacttcgacgaaactcaatTTTTTCGATTTGTTCGCCctctcacctttacgaatttacttatcacttgtttgaaatagcataatacttataacctcaaaataattttgttcccgagcttacgtcgattaacttacgacgataCTTTAATGTACGAAACTGCGGGATGttacatctcattttcgagcttttatcaatttacttatagcatactttcacgtacaaaaatatggggtgtaatagatatagggttcggattttggtcccaggagttggaatagctttgttatgtcatttgaaacttgtgtgcaaaattttaagtcattccgagttgatttgatatggttcggcacgagttttggaagttgaaagtttaaaagtttattaagtttgatttgagttgCTATTCATGGTTtttatattatttgatgtgattcgaagcTTCGAATAAGTccatatcatattttaggacttgctggtatgattgaatggggtatcgaggggctcaggtgtgttttggattattggttgagaaactagttaaggatttgaagtttgaccgtggtcaatatcgggtgaagatgacctcttttcggtgttttgagtgcgcgagcaggttcaTAGCATGTTTAATGATTGAAatacatatatggtttgtgtacgggaggttccgaatgagttttgggtgctaaaacgaatttttttttgttgctcatttcctggtgtaaaataattataaaaatgtCATTTTTGTCTCTTAAATTTTTAGATTTCctttaaaatttcaaagcatCATATCTCCCtaattttaaggccaaattgggtgattcaaaaggctatcttcattgtaatctcgcaaggattatgttgggcttatcaaatgtgagttttggggTCATATTGGATATGATTCGAGCTATAATATCTGCAATGTATTTTTTACTTATTCCggaatttagtcactttttctcacattattttggaactcggatttgagcgattttggaaAGGATTTTCTTCACATGAATTGGGGTAGTATTttctactcgattttgattatattctaTGATTCCATCTTCTtttttggtatttgattgataatttctaaagagaaatttggggtttttgtctaaactttcctaaactgaatttttgagttttgagcatcgCTTCAGagttggaattgagtgaaattagtatggttggaatcgtaattcaatgggttatcagattttgtgagttttgtcgggtttcgaggtgtggGCTCGGGtatgattcgacctttatcggTTGGGTTTGCTTCCTATGTCATtagttgatgattttgagttgcttttggctatttttgagtcgttcggaggatgatttgagcATGATGAcgcttctagtgtatcgattagacttgtttgaggtaaatatcttgtctaactttgttgcAAGATTTTTTCTACTGATTGACATTATtttctacatgcgggggtgatgcatatatgaggtgacgagcatatctTCATGTGTCAAGGTTAATCATGCTCGACGGTAAGTTATATGATTAATTGTGCCTTGTTGAATTATGTGATCTTATTGTTTTATGTCTTATTTGACTTCTAGACTACTAAGAGTGTGAAATTAAATGCTAGAAACTaagatttagcttattataacttgattaaaatttgatggatttttgtaaaactaTTGATGTGTTAAATTCGGTCATCACTATGATTAATCACTAACACATCGCTTcgaccgttattcttgagatattgtaTTCTATACTTGAATTGAAGATaatttttgagacttgttgaagTACTTGCACAATAAGGTTCTTGAAATTTATTGAATTTTATTATGTTACGTGCTTTTATAttttttgatgatctaacaaacttctTAATAGAAACCAGATTGGGAACCTATTACACATCCTCAAAGTGCtcaagaacaacaagtctcaagtctggcacaagtcccaaaatattgaGTCAAAGAAACGGGAGAGGGAACATATGTCTATCAATTCCTCTGATGATAGTACAAGTCAACTCTCTACAACTGTAAAATCGTTGCACTATTTTCTGCACAAGCAACAATGCAAACAGTCACTTCATGGAGCATGCCTTGTACCGGATAATTGCATACATCATCCCAATAACCTCACTTGTATATTACCAACATGAGGCAAGGGAAATAGACACACTTGCTCAACCCTAAATCATCAAATTTCTCTCAAGTGTGCTGCCGACTTTCAAGTCAGTGAAGAACAAAGCAACAACAGAACCAAGGACCAGATCCAAGCATCAAGTCTATTATACGTCCTTATTATTGTTGTGTCTTTGTTAGTATCATCTATCTTTAACTCCTACCCAACTTACTTAGAAGCATTCCTACAGGAGATCTTTTATAAAATCATAAATCCTGTGTTTGTGatttggctagagttagtcaaagcgtgtgctttgtaatagagttattgcaaagaggcttgtaatagagttattacaagtagGTGAGGAATTtagaggttaattcctagattacaataggttataatctaaaagttgcttagttagtgaagttgaaatcctacgagggTAGTGGTGGTTTTTAATTGCGTGAGCTTGGAGTTTTCCATGTAAATCTTTGCTGTGTCTTTTACTTACTGCTGTGTGTGTTATGTGGAAACTGATAGAGAACTaagttctctatacagtttggtggactctaagtttacatcaattggtattagaACAGGTTCTTTCTACAAgactaacacctagaaaggatccacaTGACTGCTTCACCGAACTTTTAAGAAggtcaatcaacctacagaccaccaagattcaatggatAGTATTACAgatggtggaagacaaggatgcatgattttatcatggctgagGATTCTAAGCTCTAGGATGTCATATACGATGGCCCCTTCGTTCCCATGAAGACCATTGGGGAGCCATGAGTGACAGTTCCAAAAATAAGGAAGGAGTACAACGATGCTGACCACAAAGCTATAGAGAATAACTTCCGAGCAAAAAAGATCCTCGTCTGTGGTATGGTTCCAGAAGAGTATAAAAGAATCTTTGCCTGTCAATCCGCCAAGGAGATCTGGGAGGCTCTCCAAACAGCACATGAAGGAACAACTCAAGTTAAGTAGTCAAAGATCGACATGCTCACTACTGAGTATGAACTATTTAGGATGAAGGATGATCAGTCCATTCAGGACATGAATACTCGATTCATCTCCATCATCAATGAGCTCCACTCTCTAGGAGAAATCATTCCAAGAAACAAAATTTTCAGGAAATACTTAGCATATAACCTGGCTCTTGGGAAAGCTAAGTCAATGCCATCATAGAGGTAAAATATTTACAAAAGATGACCATTGATATTGGTAATCTAAAgacttatgaaatgaagaagaagaaggattaTGAAATAAAAGAACCCAAAAAGGAGAAAAACTTGGTCCTCAAGGCAGAAAACAATGACTCGAGTGGTGATGATGCTGACATGGCCTACCTGACAAAGCGATTTCAGAAAATGGTTTGCAGGAATAgaggcattccaaaaagggaAAGCTCTAGCAAACCAAAAGTTTATGACTTGTGTCATAAATGTGGGAAGCCAAGACATTTCATCAAAGACTGTCCTCTCCTCAAGCCAGACCATTACAAGCACAACACAAACAAAGCAGCCAAGAGAAACTCGATTCCTGACAAGAAATTCAAGAGAAAAGATGCCGCTAACAATGTTGTGAAACAAGATCTTGCTGCATGTGGAGACTCCTCCAATGAATCTGGGGAAGATGATGAACTAGGTGACACCTCCATGATGGCAGTTGAAAGTGAAGCAACTGAatatgactctatctttgccctgatggcaaaatctaacgatgatgatgatgatgaggtacACTTTCTAGACGTTCAAAAAAATTTGAAGTCTTACTCTCAAAAAAAGCTTATATCCTTGGATAATGTTTTAATTGATACTTATCACACtcttataaatgataaatatgTGTTAACTGTGAAACTAGGAGAGGTAGAACATGAGAGAGATGATATGGTAGTCGTAGTGGTTGACCTAAAAGAGACCATTGAGGttttaaagaaagaaagaaatgctctaattgaaagaattgaaaacgTAGGGCATGAGAGAGATGGCATATGTGGatctaaaagaaataattgaggaACTAAGAAGGGGAAACAGTTCTGGGAACATCCAAAATGAAAAGGAAGTTTcaagtgaggcacacattaagcttgaaaatgagctcaaattgGTGAAATCTAGTATGTGTGCTGAACTTAAAAGAAACAGAAAACTTGAGGAAGATTTAGGCAgagttaaaaatgacctagaaaAATCTCTAAAGTGTACCTGGTCCTCTGATACAATCACTGCCATGTATacaagtggggggggggggggggggacaggTAGGGAGTTGGGTTCCAAAAGGAAAGGACTCCCTACAATccacatagcaagtatgttactaTCCCTGATAATTGGCTTTGCACTCACTATGGTAACACTGGGCACTTTAAAGAAACCTGTAAGGCTAGAATTCAATCCtaatagaaaaataaagtttttgttgAAAAGGTAACTATTGCTAAAGAACCTGGTTCCTCCAATAAAAAACGTGTAATGCCTTCTTGAATAAAAAGAAGTTTAATTTGCCCTTTTactcattacaagggacccaaacttgtttgggttcctaagtatAATCCTTGATCTTCTTGTGAAGGGAGCAGTGAAAGGAAGTATCCAAAGATGGtatatggatagtggctgctctaaGCATATGACTAGAAGCATTGATGATTttctttcactcaaagccctgcaaggagggagtgtgtcctttggcaaTGGTAAAAAGTGATACATTCTAGGAGTAGGAAGAGTTGGGAAGACGCTCATTCACTCAATTGAGAATGTGTACTATGTGAATAGCTTGAAATATATCCTACTGAGTGTCTCTCAAATTTGagacaaaggaaacaaagtgaAATTCTTATCAAAGACTTGCACAGTCACAAACCTTGTGACTGGTGAAGTGGTTCTATTGGCAAAAACATTGAAAAATATCTATGTTGCTGAAGTGGTCTGAACTGGTAAAGCTTCAAGTTCGCGAAGCCgtggttgcgttcgcgaagggttaaatttgtggtcagtcgagttgtgcttcgcgaacacgagggacctgtcgcgttcgcgaagaagagaggtctagacagaaagtttaagttcagaaaatgggatttcgtcccattttccattttaacgttttggagctcggattgaggcaagttttggatgatttttagaggaaacaacggggtaaatgttcttaactcaatattggtcaaattacccgaatccatggttgtttttatcatttaattggtgaattaagttggaaaagtttgaaaaccctcttggtttaaattgtggatttgagggtcgagttgatgtcggattttggtaaaattggtatgggtagactcgtggttgaatgggctttcggattttgtaacttttgccgggttccgagatgtgggccccactggcgacttttgagctaaattttggatttttatggaaaattaggtttttcttatggaattaattccaataaatttattgactgaaacaaattaattgtgactagattcgaggctttcagagaccaattctcgtggcaaaggcataacagaataaagaattacgcggtttgaggtaagtaacagttttaaatatggtcctgagggtatgaaaccccgaatttttgtatcatgtgattactttcgaggtgacgcacatgctaggtgatgggcgtgtgggcatgcaccaaggttattgtgacttggtccatcccgtgaaactgtaaagttgaataatttgttgttagctatatgctctctatgtgttgtgaaaatttgactttAAGACATGTTAGAAACcgtgtttaggctatatgttggtactgctgggatccacagaggtcgtgtacatgttgaattatctgctaaattattttttggtactcagtcatagtttacttatttattttatctcagtctctattgttcattattgatgcatcatatcattgttgtttgggctgatttcatgattatagcacgtgagttggccctgcggatccagatattgatactatagcacgtgagttgtccgtgaagcacgtgagttggccgtgcggatccagatattgatactatagtacgtgagttgtccatgcaacacgtgagttggctgtgcggatccatatattgatactatggcacgtgagttggccgtgcagattatagcgcttgggctgtaggagcccctccgaagtctgtacacccccagtgagcgcggggtacccattgagtgtgagtgataagggctgggagcccagtgagtgattgttgtcgtgAGAGGCTCTATTtgctttccatttgttgttgcacttagttgctatctgtcattgttgtgaaatctctgaaagagtttttatccgaattacatgaatatgaactgtataaattgatttgacttaaactgctagatttgaaagcatgtctattatttgctggaattactgaataTGACTGTAGctgtgtagctcatcactatcttcagttccttatttattattgttacttgctgagttggttgtactcatactacaccctacacttcgtgtgtagatccaagtgCTCCTGGACATAGCCGGTGTTGATTCTTCCGCACAGCTGAGTTTTTCTGGGAtcctgaggtagctgccgtatttcgcagaccttgcctctccttccctatctccttatttactatattggtctcaaacttgtattcataattagatactcatgtactcagtgacacctggttttgggagtggttgtatcggTATTTCTAAGATTTGTGGATTTTATTTAAACATtacgtttt contains:
- the LOC138904324 gene encoding uncharacterized protein, with the protein product MTIDIGNLKTYEMKKKKDYEIKEPKKEKNLVLKAENNDSSGDDADMAYLTKRFQKMVCRNRGIPKRESSSKPKVYDLCHKCGKPRHFIKDCPLLKPDHYKHNTNKAAKRNSIPDKKFKRKDAANNVVKQDLAACGDSSNESGEDDELGDTSMMAVESEATEYDSIFALMAKSNDDDDDEVHFLDVQKNLKSYSQKKLISLDNVLIDTYHTLINDKYVLTVKLGEVEHERDDMVVVVVDLKETIEGMREMAYVDLKEIIEELRRGNSSGNIQNEKEVSSEAHIKLENELKLGAVKGSIQRWYMDSGCSKHMTRSIDDFLSLKALQGGSVSFGNGKK